In Microbispora sp. ZYX-F-249, the genomic window CCATGAGGATGTAGAGCGGGATGATCCCGAGCTGGTGCGGCACGGTGGTGGTCGCGATGGCCACGACCAGCAACGACGTCCGGCCCCGGAAGCGAAGCTTGGCGAACGCGAACCCGGCCAGCGTGGAGAAGAGCACGACCGAGACGGTGACCGAGCCGGAGACGATGAAGGAGTTGAGCATCGCCTTGCCGAACGCGGTCGTGTCGAAGACCCGCGCGATGTTCTCGAACAGGTGCCCGCCGGGCGTCAGGACGGGAGGCACGCGGGCGATGGCGTCGTTGTCGTGCGACGCCACGATGAGCGACCAGTAGACGGGGAACAGGGAGCCGAGCAGGACGGCGACCAGCGCCGCATAGGTCCAGAACCCGGCCGAACGGCGCCCGCCGCGGGGGCGGGCCGCCCGCGAGCGGGGCACGCGCGCCTGCCGGGGCGCCTCGGTGATGATCGTCGTCACGTCAGCTCCTCCTGATCCGGCGGGTGATCGAGTAGTTGACCAGAGCCATGACCACGATGATCAGGCACAGGGTCCATGCGATCGCCGAGGCGTAGCCGAACTTGTACAGGCTGAACCCCTGCTCGTAGAGGTAGAGGCCGACGGTCTGGAACTGCCGGTCCGAGCCTCCCGTGGGGTTGCCCGTGCCGGCTTGGAACAGCAGCGGCTCGGCGATGATCTGGAAGCCGCCGATGGTGGACACGACCGCGGTGAAGATGATCGTCGGCCGCAGCATCGGGATCGTGATCTTCCGGAACTGGGTGAACTGGCCGGCCCCGTCCAGCGTCGCGGCCTCGTACAGATGCTCGGGAATCGTCTGCATGGCGGCCAGGTAGATCAGCGCGTTGTAGCCGGTCCACCGCCAGATGACGATGAGCGAGATGGCGATGTGCGAGGACAGGGTGCCCGCCTGCCAGTCCACCGGGTCGAGCCCCACCAGATCGAGCGCCCAGTTGACCATGCCGAAGTCGCGGCCGAAGAGCTGGGCGAAGATGATCGTGACGGCGACGATGGACGTCACGTTGGGCAGCAGCACGCCCATCCGGAAGAACGTCCGGGCACGCAGGCTGCGGTTGAGCATGTGCGCGATGAACAGGGCCGCGAGCAGCTGCGGCACGGTGGACAGCAGCCAGATGCTGACGGTGTTGAACAGCGCGTTCCAGAAGTAGTCGTCGGTCAGCAGTTCGGCGTAGTTCGCCAGCCCCACCCAGTGCCGGGTGGGCTCCAGCAGGTTCCAGTTCGTGAGCGAGACGTACGCGGTGTACAGCAGCGGGAACATCCCCACCGCGCCGAACAGCAGGAAGAACGGGGCGATGTAGAAGTACGGCGAGCCCTTGACGTCGAGCTGGTAGGCCCAGCGGCGCCGTGGCCCGGATCGTGCGAGGGTCATGGGTCCATCCCGGGGGAAGGGGTGACGGCGGGCCCTTACGTCCCGCCGTCACCCGGCTTGGCTGGGCGGCTACTGCTCGATGCGCTCGACGTCCTTGAGCATCTGCTCCCAGGCCTGCGGGCCGTCCTGCTTGCCCTCCTCCACCCGGTTGATCGCGTCGCGGATGGCGGTCTGGATGTCGCCGGCCCGCGGCCCTTGGTACTGCGGCTTCAGGTTCAGCGCGGCGGTGGTGAAGACCTGCC contains:
- a CDS encoding carbohydrate ABC transporter permease, which codes for MTTIITEAPRQARVPRSRAARPRGGRRSAGFWTYAALVAVLLGSLFPVYWSLIVASHDNDAIARVPPVLTPGGHLFENIARVFDTTAFGKAMLNSFIVSGSVTVSVVLFSTLAGFAFAKLRFRGRTSLLVVAIATTTVPHQLGIIPLYILMAELGWTGRLEAVIVPGLVTAFGVFFMTQYLSSAVPDELLEAGRIDGCSTLRLFWHVVVPAARPAAAVLGLFTFMQAWNDFFWPLVVLTPENPTVQVALSSLASGYTTDYALVLTGTVLATVPVVAVFAALGRQIIGGIMSGAIKG
- a CDS encoding carbohydrate ABC transporter permease → MTLARSGPRRRWAYQLDVKGSPYFYIAPFFLLFGAVGMFPLLYTAYVSLTNWNLLEPTRHWVGLANYAELLTDDYFWNALFNTVSIWLLSTVPQLLAALFIAHMLNRSLRARTFFRMGVLLPNVTSIVAVTIIFAQLFGRDFGMVNWALDLVGLDPVDWQAGTLSSHIAISLIVIWRWTGYNALIYLAAMQTIPEHLYEAATLDGAGQFTQFRKITIPMLRPTIIFTAVVSTIGGFQIIAEPLLFQAGTGNPTGGSDRQFQTVGLYLYEQGFSLYKFGYASAIAWTLCLIIVVMALVNYSITRRIRRS